The following is a genomic window from Amycolatopsis acidiphila.
GCGAGGTAGGCGTCGCCGTGGCGGCCGTTGGTGGTGCCGAAGAGGTACAGGTGGTCCCCGTGGCGGGCGAATGCGCCCATCTGGAACGGGTCGTCGCGGCGGCTCTTCCGGTTGCGCCAGCGGGCGTCGGACGGCTTTTCCCAGGTGACGCCGCCATCCGCGGAGTAGGCGATGCCGCCGTAGTTGGTGTGCCAGTAGCCGGGCGGCCCCCACTCGCGGACGGACATGTACTGCACGTACTGGACGCCGTCGATCGCGATGCCCGTGTTCGGGATGACGGTGACCTCGCCGCGTCGCTTGTCGCGCGGGATGACCTGGGCGGCCGTGCCGTCGGGGCGGGGGATGAAGCCGTCGAGCAGCAGGCCCTGGGAGAGGTCCGTCGTCCGGGAGAACCCGAGGACGTTGCACCGCCAGTCCGCGCTGTTCGGGCCGCCGCCGTCGCCGCCCCATCCCTCGCCGAAGGTGTCCCCGAACAGCACGAACACCCGCCCGTCGCCGCCGTCCCACAGGATCCCGAGATCGGTCCCG
Proteins encoded in this region:
- a CDS encoding DUF4185 domain-containing protein, with the translated sequence MRVEGTELVAKVTGPGYTDRRFAVHGTDLGILWDGGDGRVFVLFGDTFGEGWGGDGGGPNSADWRCNVLGFSRTTDLSQGLLLDGFIPRPDGTAAQVIPRDKRRGEVTVIPNTGIAIDGVQYVQYMSVREWGPPGYWHTNYGGIAYSADGGVTWEKPSDARWRNRKSRRDDPFQMGAFARHGDHLYLFGTTNGRHGDAYLARAAVPEILNAQAYEYFTGTGWTRDESAAVPVLPGPVGELSVAYDVHLGQWLAMHLDDPGGAILLHTADRLEGPWSPGEVAVPGAQYPGLYGGYLHPWALDGPDIYYLMSQWGPYNVFLMRSRLAAG